GATCGGGTGGCTGGTGGATGGTGCTGCCATTGTTAACCAGGTTTCCCTCCAGCGGACTTCCTTCGGACCATATGCCCGCGCGATGGTGCGGATTTGTAAAGAGGAAAGTTTTCATCAACGGCAGGGCTATGAGATCATCTCACACATGGCCATGGGTACCGCAGAACAAAAGGCAATGGCGCAGGATTCCCTGAACCGGTGGTGGTGGCCTTCACTGATGATGTTCGGCCCGCACGACGCGGATTCCGCGCACAGCCAACAATCCATGCAATGGAAAATCAAACGTGAATCAAATGATGAACTCCGGCAAAAGTTCATTGACAAAACCATCCAGCAAGCCGATGTGATCGGCCTCAAAGTACCGGATCCCGATCTTAAATGGAATGAAGAGAAAGGCCACTACGATTTCGGTGAGATCAACTGGGATGAATTCTGGAATGTTGTTAAGGGAAACGGCCCGTGTAATCGGGAGCGACTGGCTTCTCACGTGAAGGCGCACCAGGAAGGTGCATGGGTGAGAGAAGCCGTCAATGCATATGTAGAGAAAAAAAAGAAAAAAGCGGCGGCCTGACCGATGTACCGCCAAACC
This genomic interval from Flavobacteriales bacterium contains the following:
- the paaA gene encoding 1,2-phenylacetyl-CoA epoxidase subunit A, which gives rise to MEENKRLETFQERIDQETKIEPKDWMPDEYRKNLIRQISQHAHSEIIGMLPEGNWLSRAPSLRSKVVLLAKIQDEAGHGLYLYSAAETLGISREEMIEQLHTGKAKYSSIFNYPSLTWADIGAIGWLVDGAAIVNQVSLQRTSFGPYARAMVRICKEESFHQRQGYEIISHMAMGTAEQKAMAQDSLNRWWWPSLMMFGPHDADSAHSQQSMQWKIKRESNDELRQKFIDKTIQQADVIGLKVPDPDLKWNEEKGHYDFGEINWDEFWNVVKGNGPCNRERLASHVKAHQEGAWVREAVNAYVEKKKKKAAA